One genomic segment of Geoalkalibacter ferrihydriticus DSM 17813 includes these proteins:
- a CDS encoding ammonia-forming cytochrome c nitrite reductase subunit c552, whose protein sequence is MKKIVVFFAAVLFLFATLSVVPAADEDQGNLRFKNLPQYGTYLKNNDDTQMTEYGGSVPHDKHDGINPLPVGYKHAQPYLKNLWLGYPFSYEYKRARGHTYAVEDIFHIDRINRYSEQAGLPATCLNCKVNNIPAQVEAQGDAFWSSEFNEYRLQYNGEKHAIGCTNCHDPDQAMRLVITSIPLAEALERQGVDWREASRNEMRSLVCAQCHVEYYFETKDHGVAAKPHFPWDYGMNPADIYKFKSDGDPERDGFKGQFVDWTHAVSKTPMIKTQHPEYEMYHDSVHGAAGVSCADCHMPRVKVGPATISSHHWTSPLKNEEMIRDACMGCHGDKTPTYLRDRVIYHQERVWKQLNIAQEKSVRAHEAVRQAMEFDGADKDVLAEAREMVRKGQWFWDYVSAENSAGFHNPTKALDTLAFSQQYSDEAVRLAIRATDYAIAASLDKPIKELVPPIMEHSRKLQQSQEHLDSHVWLRYLPKLPEADLVWDGYERVR, encoded by the coding sequence ATGAAAAAGATCGTGGTTTTTTTTGCCGCTGTCCTATTTCTGTTCGCCACCTTGAGCGTAGTGCCGGCGGCGGATGAGGATCAGGGCAACCTGCGGTTCAAGAACCTGCCGCAGTACGGAACCTACCTGAAGAACAACGACGACACTCAGATGACCGAGTATGGCGGGTCGGTGCCCCATGACAAGCATGACGGCATTAATCCACTGCCTGTGGGCTACAAACACGCCCAGCCCTACCTGAAGAATCTATGGCTGGGTTACCCCTTCAGCTATGAATATAAGCGCGCCCGCGGCCATACCTATGCCGTCGAGGACATCTTCCACATCGACCGGATCAATCGTTACAGCGAGCAGGCGGGTCTGCCGGCCACCTGCCTGAACTGCAAGGTCAACAATATCCCGGCCCAGGTTGAGGCCCAGGGCGATGCCTTCTGGTCCTCGGAATTCAATGAGTATCGTTTGCAATACAATGGGGAAAAACATGCTATCGGCTGCACCAACTGCCATGATCCGGATCAGGCCATGCGGTTGGTCATCACCAGTATTCCCTTGGCCGAGGCGCTGGAGCGTCAGGGCGTGGACTGGCGTGAGGCCTCGCGCAACGAAATGCGCTCCCTGGTGTGCGCCCAGTGCCATGTTGAGTACTATTTTGAGACCAAGGACCACGGTGTTGCGGCCAAGCCGCACTTCCCCTGGGACTATGGGATGAATCCGGCCGATATCTATAAATTTAAATCCGATGGGGATCCCGAGCGTGATGGCTTCAAGGGCCAGTTCGTCGACTGGACCCATGCCGTTTCCAAAACCCCTATGATCAAGACCCAGCATCCGGAATATGAGATGTATCACGACAGTGTGCATGGCGCCGCCGGGGTGTCTTGCGCCGATTGTCATATGCCGCGTGTCAAGGTCGGCCCGGCGACTATTTCCTCGCATCACTGGACCTCGCCTCTGAAAAATGAAGAGATGATCCGTGATGCCTGCATGGGCTGTCACGGCGACAAAACCCCGACTTATCTACGTGACCGTGTTATTTACCATCAGGAGCGTGTGTGGAAGCAGCTTAATATTGCCCAGGAAAAATCGGTGCGTGCCCACGAGGCGGTGCGTCAGGCCATGGAATTCGACGGCGCCGACAAGGACGTTTTGGCCGAGGCCCGTGAGATGGTGCGCAAGGGCCAATGGTTCTGGGATTACGTTTCCGCCGAGAACAGCGCGGGCTTCCATAATCCGACCAAGGCCCTGGATACCCTGGCCTTCTCTCAGCAGTACAGCGACGAGGCCGTGCGCCTGGCCATCCGCGCGACCGATTATGCCATTGCCGCCAGCCTCGATAAGCCCATCAAGGAGCTGGTGCCGCCTATCATGGAGCACAGCCGAAAGTTGCAGCAGAGCCAGGAACATCTCGACAGCCATGTCTGGTTGCGGTACCTGCCGAAGCTCCCGGAAGCCGATCTGGTGTGGGACGGTTATGAGCGGGTGCGCTGA
- the sucD gene encoding succinate--CoA ligase subunit alpha: MSILVNRNTKVITQGITGATGLFHAQQCRDYGTQMVGGTTPGKGGTSIDGFPVFDTVEDAVKKTGANASVIYVPPIGAADAILEAAEAGIELVICITEGVPVLDMVKVKQYLKGTRTRLVGPNCPGVITPDECKIGIMPGYIHKKGKVGIVSRSGTLTYEAVWQLSTRDLGQSTCVGIGGDPVNGTSHLDVLRMFEEDPETEAVIMIGEIGGDAEEQAATFVKENMKKPVAAFIAGATAPAGKRMGHAGAIISGGKGGAAEKKDYLRACGISVADSPAEMAEALLKIWTP; this comes from the coding sequence ATGAGCATTCTGGTCAATAGGAATACCAAAGTTATCACCCAGGGCATCACCGGCGCCACCGGTCTGTTTCACGCCCAGCAGTGCCGTGACTACGGCACGCAGATGGTCGGCGGCACCACGCCCGGCAAGGGCGGCACCAGCATCGACGGCTTTCCCGTGTTCGATACGGTGGAAGACGCGGTGAAAAAGACCGGCGCCAACGCCTCGGTCATCTACGTTCCGCCCATCGGCGCGGCCGACGCCATCCTCGAAGCGGCTGAAGCCGGCATCGAACTGGTGATCTGCATTACCGAGGGGGTGCCGGTGCTTGATATGGTCAAGGTCAAGCAGTATCTCAAGGGCACCCGCACCCGCCTGGTCGGACCCAATTGCCCCGGCGTCATCACGCCTGATGAGTGCAAGATCGGCATCATGCCCGGCTATATCCACAAAAAAGGCAAGGTCGGCATCGTTTCGCGTTCCGGCACCCTGACCTATGAGGCGGTGTGGCAACTCTCTACACGCGATCTCGGTCAGTCGACCTGCGTCGGCATCGGCGGCGACCCGGTCAACGGCACCAGCCATCTTGACGTGCTGCGGATGTTCGAGGAAGACCCGGAGACCGAGGCGGTGATCATGATTGGCGAGATCGGCGGCGACGCCGAGGAGCAGGCCGCCACCTTCGTCAAGGAAAACATGAAAAAGCCCGTCGCCGCCTTCATCGCCGGCGCCACCGCGCCTGCCGGCAAGCGCATGGGCCATGCCGGTGCCATCATCTCCGGCGGCAAGGGCGGCGCCGCCGAGAAGAAAGACTATCTGCGCGCCTGCGGGATCTCCGTGGCCGACAGCCCGGCGGAAATGGCCGAGGCGCTGCTCAAGATCTGGACGCCCTGA
- the sucC gene encoding ADP-forming succinate--CoA ligase subunit beta, with product MNIHEYQAKEILRKYAVPVPDGHVVYNSNSARDWAKRLGEGPWIVKAQIHAGGRGKGGGVKLARTPDEVKRLAVEMIGMTLVTHQTGPEGKTVKRVLVEKACNIEKEYYLSFLVDRGTSQVTLMASAAGGMDIEEVAANTPEQIFFESIDPLIGLAPFQARKVAFKLGLGAAQVKQAVPLLMNIYKMFVEEDCSLLEINPLVLTKEGNLLCIDAKLNFDDNALFRHRVIRDMRDYDEEDPNEIEASQYDLSYIALDGNIGCLVNGAGLAMATMDIIKHYGGEPANFLDVGGGATIERVTEAFKIILSDAKVKGILVNIFGGIMKCDIIATGVIEAAKQVGVKVPLVVRLEGTNVAKGKKLLAESGLNIVSADGMTEAAEKIVKAVQAAA from the coding sequence ATGAACATTCATGAGTACCAAGCCAAGGAGATTCTGCGCAAGTACGCAGTGCCCGTGCCCGATGGGCACGTGGTCTACAACAGCAACTCGGCGCGCGACTGGGCCAAGCGTCTTGGCGAAGGCCCCTGGATTGTCAAGGCGCAAATCCATGCAGGTGGTCGCGGCAAGGGCGGCGGCGTCAAGTTGGCGCGCACGCCCGACGAGGTGAAGAGGCTGGCCGTGGAGATGATCGGCATGACTCTGGTAACGCATCAGACCGGTCCCGAAGGCAAGACCGTCAAGCGCGTACTGGTGGAGAAGGCCTGTAACATCGAAAAGGAATACTACCTGTCCTTTCTCGTCGATCGCGGCACGTCTCAAGTGACGCTCATGGCTTCGGCCGCTGGCGGAATGGATATCGAGGAGGTTGCCGCCAACACTCCGGAGCAGATTTTCTTTGAATCCATCGATCCGCTTATCGGCCTGGCGCCCTTTCAGGCGCGCAAGGTCGCCTTCAAGTTGGGACTGGGCGCGGCGCAGGTCAAGCAGGCGGTGCCCTTGCTGATGAACATTTACAAGATGTTCGTCGAAGAGGACTGCTCGCTGCTGGAGATCAACCCCCTGGTGCTGACCAAGGAAGGCAACCTGTTGTGCATCGATGCCAAGCTTAACTTCGACGACAATGCCCTGTTCCGCCACCGTGTCATCCGCGACATGCGCGATTATGACGAAGAAGACCCCAATGAGATCGAGGCCTCCCAGTACGATCTGTCCTACATCGCCCTCGACGGCAACATCGGCTGTCTGGTCAACGGCGCGGGTCTGGCCATGGCGACCATGGACATCATCAAGCACTACGGCGGCGAGCCCGCCAATTTTCTCGACGTGGGGGGCGGTGCGACCATCGAGCGGGTCACCGAAGCCTTCAAAATCATTCTCTCCGACGCCAAGGTCAAGGGCATCCTGGTCAACATCTTCGGCGGCATCATGAAGTGCGACATCATCGCCACCGGCGTCATCGAAGCGGCCAAGCAGGTGGGTGTCAAGGTGCCCCTGGTGGTGCGCCTGGAAGGCACCAATGTGGCCAAGGGCAAAAAGCTGCTGGCCGAATCGGGCCTCAATATCGTCAGTGCCGACGGCATGACCGAGGCCGCCGAAAAGATCGTCAAAGCCGTACAGGCCGCAGCCTGA
- the fsa gene encoding fructose-6-phosphate aldolase encodes MKFFIDTADVDEIRKAVDLGLVDGVTTNPSLIAKSGRDFRDVINEITALVDGPISAEVIATDAAGMVREGQELAKIHPRNIVIKVPMTEEGLKATHIFSAEGIKTNVTLVFSPLQALLAAKAGATYVSPFVGRLDDVGHDGMEGVDDIHSIFENYGYNTEIIVASVRSPLHVLRAALIGADICTIPYSVMQQLCKHPLTDVGIKKFLADWGKTGI; translated from the coding sequence GTGAAATTTTTTATCGATACCGCCGATGTGGATGAGATCCGCAAAGCCGTCGACCTTGGCCTGGTCGACGGGGTCACCACCAATCCCTCCCTGATCGCTAAAAGCGGCCGCGATTTTCGTGACGTCATCAACGAAATCACAGCTCTGGTCGACGGTCCCATCTCGGCCGAAGTCATTGCCACCGATGCCGCCGGCATGGTGCGCGAGGGGCAGGAGTTGGCCAAGATCCATCCGCGCAACATCGTCATCAAGGTGCCCATGACCGAAGAGGGGCTCAAGGCAACGCATATTTTTTCCGCCGAGGGCATAAAGACCAATGTCACCTTGGTTTTCAGCCCGTTGCAGGCACTGCTTGCCGCCAAAGCCGGCGCCACCTATGTCTCGCCCTTTGTCGGGCGGCTCGACGACGTCGGCCACGACGGCATGGAGGGTGTCGACGATATCCACAGCATCTTCGAGAATTACGGCTATAATACCGAAATCATCGTCGCTTCGGTGCGTTCGCCCTTGCACGTTCTGCGTGCCGCGCTCATCGGTGCCGACATCTGCACCATCCCCTACAGCGTCATGCAGCAGTTGTGCAAACACCCTCTGACCGATGTAGGCATTAAAAAATTTCTCGCTGACTGGGGAAAAACAGGCATCTGA
- a CDS encoding YHS domain-containing protein, with translation MTRLLILTLLICIGYSLWTFVRRSLGGQRPPKEPQVPPRRTSSLRGEDLVQDPQCGTYVPRTEALETQIDGRRHYFCSPRCRDAFREKK, from the coding sequence ATGACCCGGCTTCTGATTCTGACTCTGTTGATCTGCATCGGCTACAGTCTGTGGACCTTTGTGCGCCGCTCGCTGGGTGGACAGCGGCCCCCAAAAGAGCCCCAGGTACCCCCTCGTCGGACAAGCAGCCTGCGCGGCGAGGATCTGGTGCAAGATCCCCAGTGCGGCACCTATGTGCCCCGTACCGAAGCGCTGGAAACCCAAATTGACGGCCGCCGACATTATTTCTGTTCGCCGCGCTGCCGGGACGCCTTTCGCGAAAAAAAATGA
- the folK gene encoding 2-amino-4-hydroxy-6-hydroxymethyldihydropteridine diphosphokinase: MQSIFLALGANLGEREDALRRARDLLQRAEGLTILAWSPLYDTDPVGGPEGQEPYLNAVLAGTTVLSPLALLSLCHEVELACGRRRTQPWGPRTLDVDILCYGDLVLDSPELVLPHPRLHERRFVLEPLCDLAPELVHPLLKKSMRRLLADLDRSQRVSRNLENW; encoded by the coding sequence ATGCAAAGTATTTTTCTGGCACTGGGTGCCAACCTCGGTGAGCGCGAAGACGCCTTGCGGAGGGCGCGCGATCTGCTGCAACGCGCGGAGGGCCTGACAATTCTTGCCTGGTCGCCCCTTTACGATACCGATCCGGTGGGGGGGCCGGAGGGCCAGGAACCCTATCTCAATGCGGTCCTGGCCGGCACCACTGTTTTGTCTCCCCTGGCGCTGCTGAGCCTTTGTCATGAGGTGGAACTCGCCTGCGGCCGCCGCCGCACACAACCCTGGGGCCCGCGCACTCTGGATGTGGACATCCTGTGCTACGGCGATCTGGTGCTGGATTCCCCCGAACTGGTGCTGCCGCATCCGCGCCTGCACGAGCGGCGTTTCGTGCTGGAACCCTTGTGCGATCTGGCGCCCGAGCTGGTGCATCCCCTGCTGAAAAAAAGCATGCGACGCCTGCTGGCCGATCTCGACCGCTCACAGCGGGTCAGTCGCAACCTGGAAAATTGGTGA